The Apium graveolens cultivar Ventura chromosome 3, ASM990537v1, whole genome shotgun sequence sequence AATGTCTATATATAGATAAAAATGATACTAATGTTAGGAGTCGGGCTAGCTTAACTTAAAGAATAGTACAAAAATGTCTTAATCAGATCGTTGTTTAATTGTACGCTTACATGATTCGTTTTTCTACCCCCAAATTTAGCCATGACTTTTTTTTATTTGCTCAATATATGCCTCAACCCTGGGGCTATATTATACATGTCGGTTGTTGAGACTAGAAAATCGATTAGTGAATATTACTCActaatttatattatataatttagGGTTAAATTGTGGAAGAAATTATATCAAACAGTTTTTTGGATAAGTAAAGTTGTATTCATTGTCCATCATCTGCATGTTATTGCAACTTGTACATAAATAAAAGGAATACAGGACAAAAAATCTGAACCGTATCTTAGAAGGGTTGTTTAAGTTCAGGAGaattatactccctccgtctccTCTTTAAACTTTTGGTATTGTTCACGGTATTACTAATTTACGTATAATttataatatcaaacatagtcatgagtgatatcgttggattcgtatttatcagtattttaatatagtaaaaattttatatttaatattaatacgaaattaaaaatattaacaattaAAAGTGTGCATTGATAAACGTGTCCAACGGAAACGTTTATAGGGATTTAGCACCGCTATCGCAGCTTGCGGCATGTCTACACGAATGAGCTGGGGTCTCACATGTTATAGTACTAATGCTGTTTAACAGTAATGCTGTTTAACACGTCACTCCCgaattttaaaaggaataaaaaaTCCTATCATTATTGTAATTTTACACAACATTATTATGAATGGTGGTGTGTGGTTAcctaaaaattaaaataaataatgtgacaaaattttgagaaatatacTCGAATGTTATGATTATTTCTTTCAAAGATAGCATGGAATTCAGGTCTAAACGATCTCTTACTGTTATTATATAATACTTCTTTCATTCCACATGATTTTTTACACGTATTTTTTATTCATACTTAACATGTATTtcaatattattataaattatagTCTTATAACTTATctttataattttcttttatttatataaaaatttgaatattatatcttattcaaaaaaatatttataattattaaaaaaacaTACTTTACGAAAGCATTAACGAACGGGTGTCAAGATAAATCCTTTGCAGCCCAAGCCCATATAATAGATATGCGACAATCAGTTGGAATTTGGTGGGCAGTTTATAATAGAACCATTACAATCACTTTTGATGAAATTTTGTTTAAGAACATGAACTTTAGTAATCAGTTGCAGTTGTTGCAACGAAAATACGAAATTAACCTATATacaaaatatattaaatataaaatttatctTTTGTAATCATCAAAACTTATTCTTATGAATTTCCATGTTAACTGCATTATGTCAATATAATCAATTTATCATTGTAGAATTCCTAATCTTCTAACAAGAAATAAATGAATTGAAATATTTTTCCgaaataaagaaaataataaaataggtAATTTTCGAAAAATCAAAGGGAAGAAACTAAAATCGGAAATCGAAAGAGAGAACCTTCAGGACAAGTCTAAGCTCGCTCATCATCATTAGGTCGGTCCAGAGGAGGACAAATATACATGGAGAGAGTGGGGGAGAAGAAGCATGGAGGCGAGCAACAAAAACAAGAGAACATTCAGATTGAAAACTATATTATTAAAACGTCATCTGAATCAAATTCATCTCGTTTTTTGCAGTTTCTCCACATTTGTTCTTCCTGTTTTTTATTCGCTTCCAGCCTCTCTCTTTCAACTTCTCCCCTCTCCTTCCCCTTCTCTATAATCTCTCTCCCTCAAGTTGTAATTGCAGCCTCCTCTCGACTGTATCGCGCACCTCGATTGATTTTTTTATATTGTTAGGGCTTCCTTTGGAATTACAATAATACCCCCTTTTAATTTCAATTTCGTATTATTACAATTTGGAAGCGGTATGTTTTATTAATCCAACTTTAGTAATAAAAAAAATGAGGGAATTACCAAAAAACCtatattttaaattttacttttaaaattatatcattttcaaactatttttaaataataataagtTTTTAAGTATTTTCAAAAATACGATTTGTAAATTATTATTCAacttaatttcaaattttaaaaatattgattttaagATAACATTAATTGCTTTTCAAGTTTGTAAAAAAATCaagtttaaaattaattttgaataaataaaataaatgttgCATTTCAAATCGGAGAAGTTACAAACCATATTTTTGAAAGCGAAATTTAAAAAACTGTATTTTTGGAAATTGTAGCACAAAAAGTcggatttttgaaatatttttttaaaaatactaaattttTGAAAAAAGACCCTAAAAGAATTTTAGACCACATTATCTCGATAAATAAAGATAGAAAAGTAACAAAACTGCTCTCCCGACGAGAGTCGGCCGCCTCATCTTCCTTTAACCCTAATTCTTCGCACCTTCTTCTTCACCCTTTCTAACCATGTTCATCTCTATCTCCATCCTCTCTCTTCATCTATAcaatatttttttcattttttttaacttTCTTTCAATAAATATCAAATTTTGTTCAAAAATTTGGTTCTTTTTTATTTTGTGTAATTGAATTGTTATTTATGTGTTTGATTGTCTCGTTTTATACGATGTGTCTCGCTTTATGCGATGTGTTGAAAATGGAGGTGTATTGAGAGATCTGGATATCTCGCATTAACAATACTTTCGGCAGGTTTATAACTGGTGTCCGCCAGATAGATAGTTAAGGTACTTTTGGAACAGTAGTGAAAATCACATACgctcacctctcacaaaatatttttgttcataaTACGAGGGCCCTCTCAGTTTTTGCAACTGAATCCTCTGAACATTGTACTATCCATGTAATTAATGTTAGGGTCAATTGTGAAACTATTGTTTTCGATGTAGATACCGGCTGAATCGCTCGAAAAACCATtatcttcatttttaattttcagaacatttttattcagccagttaagcaatccggaaaTAAAGAGGTTAATTATTTAGTTCGTCTATTTAtttttcaacctggttgcatgatcaATTGGGGGTTTATCCCGATTGAATTTTTTTCAGCTTATTAATGAAAGCTACTataaatttggcaaaaaaaaaataaaaaagtatATAACATATCATTCTTTAGCTTTTACCCTAAATTAACGGCCAATTGCATCTTTTAGATTTGGGTTTAAAAGGCAACAGTGATTTCCAGCACAAACAAACAAACGAAGTCTTACATATGTACACCATAAAATATTGTTCATGCTCCGAAATCAACATTGCGAGCAAAACAATTCAGAATTTGTTACAATATCATCATAAATGTTcacaaaatataaatttaaattcaGAGCAGAAGTTCTGAACTAAACAAATTCCAAAGATCACTCAACAGATTGGTCGAATACAGTTGATCAAACATTCAAACTTATACATTAGCATGAAACCACCGAGTTGAAATGAGTTGAAGATTTTATCTGAGAGATAGCAGTATCACACTCCTTGTCATTGAACTTTACTGGCGTCCCGCTAAGAGTTTTCCTATAGAATAACTGTTCTCGTGACAATACTTTGGAATAAGAATAGTATAGATAGTATAGATAAAAGTAATATAGCATACCTCTGTGTGATTGAAGACTCCTCAGACAATGCCTTCTCTAATCTTTCTTCAAAAGGAGTCGCATGCCAGCTCACTTTTTGATCCTGCAAAAGGAGAACATACTCCCCATTTTTAAACTGCACCATTCAAGCTCCACTAATAAGGAGTTAAACGAACGCTGTACCTCTTTGTACTTGGTAGTCGAATTTGGTATTCCATTTCCATCCCACCACTTTGGTTCGACAGGAGAAGGTTCTTCTTCGGTCCAATGAGCAGCAACCATCCCAATAATAGGACGGTCTCCAAGGTTCTTGCCATAATAAACTTTTTCACTAGCAAAGGATACAGTCCGCTGATTATTACCATTTTTATTAACTGGTTTCAACCAAGAAGATAAGCTTTCTTCCACCTCCGCATCTTTCTGAACAGATTCTTGAACCATTCCTACTTCTGAATAAGTAGTTTTATCACTTTGCTCTTGTAGTTCTGTGAGGCTAGATGACAGCTGACTTGACTCAGAATCTTCTTCCTTGAGCATATTCCACTGGGAAGAATTTTCAACAGGGTTCAAGAGTGAGTGGACATACTGAGACCTTATCCTGGGGTTTTTTCCATTTCCCATATCGCCTATATACGACGGGAAAACAGTTCCAGGTGTTTGCATATCATCATTAAGTTGCAAGGGGGTGGGGTAAGGGGACCTTGATAAACTTTCAGTACCAACCAATTCTGATCTCTTCGAGCTTTCACAAGAAACTTCAGAATAGCCTTTAGATAAAATTGAAGATTCGTCCGATTGGCAGTGAAACTGCATAGGCTTGTTTCTGTGTTGATCAATCGTGGTCTGATTACCATGAACCTGAATGCCGGTTCCAGAGGTCGCGGTATCAGTGGCATCACTAGTACTCGCAGAATTCCTCATTGGATTTTGTCCTCTTGTTATGCAACTACTGAAACACAAGATCACACAACAGTCAAGTAATAAATTCCAAGCATTCTGAGAGGAGGAAGTCTAAAAGCTTACCTGCTGGGAGTACAATCTAAAGAATCTGATCCAGTCAACCATCCATCATAACGGTTAACAGGCGTAGGAGATTGATTACATTGCATATCCAAATTCAGCTTCTGAAAGGAAGCATCAGGAAGCCAAGAATGAAACTTAGAGTGATCTGAATTTTGATTTGGAGGTGACTGTTTTGATTTCCGAATTTCAGCAGGAGTTTCAGGTAAGGTACCACACGCTTTCAGGAATTTGGCCTGCATTTTGTGGAAAACAAACATTAACATTATCCGATCTACTTAAACTAATTAAAATTCCATTCAAAGAATTTTGCAAAGGTTTTCAAAATCCACCAAATTTTCACCCTATGGATGACAAGATATAACAACTTTTGAATTTCAGTGACCAAAACTTTACATGCCGTTAGAAACATTTAGCCATCGATATTCTGTAAAACTACGTTTGTTTGAAGCTCTAAAATTGATATTAACCTCGAAAGTTGCAATACAGAGGCAATCCAAAATTCAGGGAGAAAGTAGACTGCGCAGTATTCACCA is a genomic window containing:
- the LOC141711798 gene encoding protein JASON-like isoform X2 encodes the protein MICSWPEFISFFYRSTMGCLFGCFQLRDDRRRPSSHLVSQSQPSIFTEPVLNRSRKRLGVLLQENDGLEERADNKKCDVETGQDFDVEGLRDEAKFLKACGTLPETPAEIRKSKQSPPNQNSDHSKFHSWLPDASFQKLNLDMQCNQSPTPVNRYDGWLTGSDSLDCTPSSCITRGQNPMRNSASTSDATDTATSGTGIQVHGNQTTIDQHRNKPMQFHCQSDESSILSKGYSEVSCESSKRSELVGTESLSRSPYPTPLQLNDDMQTPGTVFPSYIGDMGNGKNPRIRSQYVHSLLNPVENSSQWNMLKEEDSESSQLSSSLTELQEQSDKTTYSEVGMVQESVQKDAEVEESLSSWLKPVNKNGNNQRTVSFASEKVYYGKNLGDRPIIGMVAAHWTEEEPSPVEPKWWDGNGIPNSTTKYKEDQKVSWHATPFEERLEKALSEESSITQRKTLSGTPVKFNDKECDTAISQIKSSTHFNSVVSC
- the LOC141711798 gene encoding protein JASON-like isoform X1, which translates into the protein MICSWPEFISFFYRSTMGCLFGCFQLRDDRRRPSSHLVSQSQPSIFTEPVLNRSRKRLGVLLQENDGLEERADNKKCDVETGQDFDVEGLRDEAKFLKACGTLPETPAEIRKSKQSPPNQNSDHSKFHSWLPDASFQKLNLDMQCNQSPTPVNRYDGWLTGSDSLDCTPSSSCITRGQNPMRNSASTSDATDTATSGTGIQVHGNQTTIDQHRNKPMQFHCQSDESSILSKGYSEVSCESSKRSELVGTESLSRSPYPTPLQLNDDMQTPGTVFPSYIGDMGNGKNPRIRSQYVHSLLNPVENSSQWNMLKEEDSESSQLSSSLTELQEQSDKTTYSEVGMVQESVQKDAEVEESLSSWLKPVNKNGNNQRTVSFASEKVYYGKNLGDRPIIGMVAAHWTEEEPSPVEPKWWDGNGIPNSTTKYKEDQKVSWHATPFEERLEKALSEESSITQRKTLSGTPVKFNDKECDTAISQIKSSTHFNSVVSC